A stretch of Gymnodinialimonas phycosphaerae DNA encodes these proteins:
- the ftsA gene encoding cell division protein FtsA, translating to MTLLYQTQRAMRAKRTEAMRRGVIAVLDIGTFKVACLVLKFDGTEPEDDGIGAMAGQSSFRVIGAATTRSRGVKFGEIDAVQETERAIRTAVQAAQKMANARVDHVIVSLSGARPRSYGLTGEVELQTGAVEDHDIGRVLSVCDMPDIGASREVLHAQPVNFSLDNRTGLSDPRGHVGNRLSCDMHLLTVDGHAIETLLHCVKRCDLELAGVASAPYVAAMSSLVEDEQELGAACIDLGAGATSLSIFMKKHMIFADTVRMGGAHITRDISQGLHIPVDKAERIKTKFGGLMATGLDDREIIELDSDTGDWHHDRRTVSRAELIGVMRPRVEEILEDVRARLDAAGFEHLPSQRIVLTGGGSQIPGLDALASRILGNQVRLGRPMRVAGLPQSAYGSAFSACVGLALFAASPQDEWWDFDLPADRLPARSVRRAVKWFRDNW from the coding sequence ATGACTCTGCTCTACCAAACCCAACGGGCCATGCGGGCCAAACGAACGGAAGCCATGCGGCGCGGCGTGATTGCCGTATTGGACATCGGCACCTTCAAGGTCGCGTGCCTGGTGCTGAAATTCGACGGCACCGAGCCCGAGGATGACGGCATCGGCGCGATGGCGGGGCAATCGTCCTTCCGGGTCATCGGAGCGGCCACGACGCGGTCTCGCGGGGTGAAATTCGGTGAGATCGACGCCGTGCAGGAAACCGAGCGGGCCATCCGCACCGCTGTGCAGGCCGCACAAAAGATGGCCAATGCCCGCGTCGACCATGTGATCGTGTCACTTTCGGGCGCGCGTCCGCGCAGCTATGGATTGACCGGAGAGGTCGAATTGCAAACCGGCGCGGTGGAAGACCACGACATCGGCCGGGTTCTGTCGGTCTGCGATATGCCCGATATCGGTGCCTCGCGGGAAGTTCTGCACGCGCAACCCGTCAACTTCTCGCTCGATAATCGCACCGGTCTGTCGGACCCGCGCGGCCACGTCGGCAACCGCCTGTCGTGCGACATGCATCTGCTGACGGTGGATGGCCACGCGATTGAAACGCTGCTGCATTGCGTCAAGCGCTGTGATCTGGAATTGGCCGGCGTGGCAAGCGCGCCTTACGTCGCCGCCATGTCGTCACTGGTGGAAGACGAACAAGAGCTTGGCGCGGCCTGTATCGATCTGGGGGCAGGGGCCACGTCACTCTCTATCTTCATGAAGAAACACATGATCTTTGCCGATACCGTCCGTATGGGCGGCGCCCATATCACGCGCGATATCAGCCAGGGCCTGCACATCCCCGTCGACAAGGCCGAGCGGATCAAGACCAAGTTTGGCGGCCTCATGGCCACGGGGCTTGATGATCGTGAGATCATCGAGTTGGACAGCGATACGGGCGATTGGCACCACGACCGCCGTACCGTGTCGCGCGCCGAGTTGATTGGCGTTATGCGGCCGCGCGTCGAGGAGATCCTGGAGGACGTCCGCGCGCGTCTTGATGCGGCGGGGTTCGAGCATCTGCCCTCCCAGCGCATCGTTCTGACTGGTGGTGGTAGCCAGATCCCTGGCCTTGACGCGCTGGCCTCTCGCATCCTCGGCAATCAGGTGCGCCTCGGGCGGCCCATGCGCGTCGCGGGCCTGCCGCAGTCGGCCTATGGCTCGGCCTTCTCGGCTTGCGTTGGCCTCGCGCTGTTCGCGGCCAGCCCTCAGGACGAGTGGTGGGACTTCGATCTACCCGCCGACCGGCTGCCCGCAAGGTCAGTCCGGCGGGCGGTAAAATGGTTCCGTGACAACTGG
- a CDS encoding cell division protein FtsQ/DivIB yields MQQMTPDAPHLQIQRTSVRSIIPRRAAPAPATPHDPAPSKLSYRVTRLWLTPIFRKALRIGIPLFALFAAVAWYLSDETRIAGLFEAAYEIRREVENRPEFRVNVLGIDGASEDVTEEVRAALALDLPISSFDLDLDALRGRLEALPPVRAADLRIQSGGYLAVRIDERVPAALWLTHEGLSIVDEEGHFVAGFGTRELDAPLPLLGGEGANLVVPEALDLIEAAEILGDRVHGLVRMGERRWDVVLTNGTRILLPEAGAPAALDRVLALHDVGEILSRDVTAVDLRNPGRLTVRLTDEAIDELQRMRALAAERSDEDQRG; encoded by the coding sequence ATGCAACAGATGACCCCCGACGCACCGCACCTACAGATCCAGCGCACCTCCGTGCGGTCCATCATTCCGCGCCGCGCGGCGCCCGCGCCTGCCACGCCCCATGATCCCGCGCCCTCCAAACTCAGCTACCGCGTCACGCGCCTGTGGCTGACGCCGATCTTCCGCAAGGCCCTGCGCATCGGCATCCCGCTGTTCGCCTTGTTTGCCGCTGTTGCGTGGTATCTCTCGGACGAGACCCGTATTGCGGGCCTGTTTGAGGCCGCCTACGAGATCCGCCGCGAGGTCGAGAACCGGCCCGAGTTCCGCGTCAACGTCCTGGGCATCGACGGGGCGTCCGAAGATGTGACCGAAGAGGTCCGCGCGGCCCTGGCCCTTGATCTGCCGATTTCCTCGTTTGATCTGGACCTGGATGCGTTGCGCGGCCGTCTTGAGGCATTGCCACCCGTGCGCGCCGCCGACCTGCGCATTCAGTCCGGCGGCTATCTGGCAGTTCGCATCGATGAACGTGTTCCTGCTGCCCTTTGGCTTACCCATGAAGGCCTCAGCATCGTGGACGAAGAGGGGCACTTCGTGGCCGGGTTCGGCACACGCGAACTTGACGCCCCGCTGCCTCTTCTGGGCGGGGAGGGGGCCAATCTTGTCGTCCCCGAGGCCCTGGACTTGATTGAGGCGGCTGAAATTCTCGGCGACCGCGTCCACGGCCTTGTGCGCATGGGCGAGCGGCGCTGGGACGTCGTTCTGACCAATGGCACCCGCATCCTGCTGCCCGAGGCTGGCGCCCCGGCCGCGCTGGACCGGGTGTTGGCGCTTCACGATGTGGGCGAGATCCTGTCGCGCGATGTGACAGCAGTTGATTTACGCAACCCCGGTCGGCTGACCGTGCGGTTGACGGATGAAGCAATAGACGAGCTGCAGCGCATGCGTGCACTGGCAGCGGAACGATCTGACGAGGACCAGCGCGGATGA
- a CDS encoding D-alanine--D-alanine ligase → MGGPSAEREVSLSTGKGCAEALRGEGFDVIEVDPGETHAGAELCARLAAINPDVVFNALHGRWGEDGCVQGLLEWMRLPYTHSGVLASSLAMDKARAKDTFRAHGLPVVDSIIARKQDVCSAHVMATPYVVKPNNEGSSVGVYLVNEAANGPPQLGPEMPDEVMVETFAPGRELTTSVLGDKPGDPGALTVTDILTDGWYDYDAKYKPGGSRHVVPAELPQEIWDACMDMALRAHTALGCRGVSRTDFRWDESRGLEGLIILETNTQPGMTPTSLTPEQAQAVGMSFGQLCRWLVEDASCNR, encoded by the coding sequence ATGGGTGGCCCCTCTGCGGAACGCGAGGTGTCGCTGAGCACCGGCAAAGGGTGCGCCGAGGCGTTACGCGGTGAGGGATTTGACGTAATAGAAGTGGATCCGGGCGAAACACACGCCGGGGCGGAGCTTTGCGCGCGTCTGGCCGCGATTAATCCCGACGTCGTCTTCAATGCCCTCCATGGCCGCTGGGGCGAGGACGGCTGCGTTCAGGGCCTTCTGGAATGGATGCGCCTTCCGTACACACACTCTGGTGTTTTGGCCTCCAGCCTTGCGATGGACAAGGCGCGGGCCAAAGACACCTTCCGCGCCCATGGCCTGCCCGTCGTGGACAGCATCATCGCCCGTAAGCAAGACGTCTGCTCGGCCCACGTCATGGCGACACCCTACGTGGTGAAACCCAATAATGAGGGCTCTTCCGTCGGCGTCTACCTGGTCAACGAAGCCGCCAACGGACCGCCACAGCTTGGCCCTGAGATGCCCGATGAGGTGATGGTGGAAACCTTCGCGCCAGGGCGCGAGCTGACGACCTCTGTTCTGGGCGACAAGCCCGGTGATCCCGGCGCGCTGACGGTGACGGATATTCTGACGGATGGCTGGTACGACTATGATGCGAAGTACAAGCCCGGCGGATCGCGTCACGTGGTGCCCGCCGAACTCCCGCAAGAGATTTGGGATGCCTGCATGGACATGGCCCTGCGTGCGCACACGGCGCTGGGGTGCCGGGGGGTGAGCCGCACCGATTTTCGCTGGGACGAAAGCCGCGGCCTTGAGGGTTTGATCATTCTGGAAACTAACACCCAGCCCGGCATGACGCCCACCTCGCTGACGCCCGAACAGGCGCAAGCGGTGGGCATGTCCTTCGGCCAATTGTGCCGTTGGTTGGTGGAGGACGCTTCATGCAACAGATGA
- the murB gene encoding UDP-N-acetylmuramate dehydrogenase, with the protein MTASLPTPRGRLTPNRDLSGLTWLRVGGPAEWLFQPADSADLCTFLKALDPAVPVFPMGVGSNLIVRDGGMPGVVIKLGRPFMDIAVDGPLVTAGAAALDARVAREAADAGVDLTFLRTIPGSLGGALKMNAGCYGSYVADHFVSATAVLRDGTPVTLTKDDITFAYRQTDISDGAVITSVTLTGPRGDSAILHTRMEEQLAKRDATQPTRALTAGSTFRNPAGFSSTGEASDTHELKAWKVIDEAGMRGATRGGAEMSTMHSNFLVNKGGATAADLEGLGEEVRKRVFQTQGIDLVWEIMRVGVPDGTNK; encoded by the coding sequence ATGACCGCCTCGCTTCCCACCCCGCGCGGGCGGCTGACCCCGAACCGAGACCTCTCTGGCCTCACGTGGCTGCGCGTCGGCGGCCCGGCGGAGTGGCTGTTCCAGCCCGCCGATTCCGCTGACCTCTGCACGTTTCTGAAGGCACTTGATCCCGCCGTGCCTGTCTTTCCCATGGGCGTGGGATCGAACCTGATCGTGCGCGACGGCGGAATGCCGGGCGTCGTGATCAAACTGGGCCGTCCGTTCATGGATATCGCGGTCGACGGCCCCCTTGTGACCGCAGGCGCAGCCGCACTGGACGCCCGCGTCGCACGCGAAGCAGCGGATGCAGGTGTCGATCTGACGTTCCTGCGCACGATCCCCGGCTCACTCGGGGGGGCGTTGAAGATGAATGCGGGCTGCTATGGGTCATATGTCGCCGATCATTTTGTGTCCGCCACAGCCGTGTTGCGCGACGGCACGCCTGTCACGCTGACCAAAGACGACATCACCTTCGCCTACCGCCAGACCGATATCTCGGACGGCGCCGTCATCACCTCGGTCACGCTGACGGGGCCGCGCGGCGACAGCGCTATCTTGCACACGCGGATGGAAGAGCAGTTGGCCAAACGTGATGCAACCCAACCCACAAGGGCCCTGACGGCCGGATCGACCTTCCGCAACCCGGCAGGGTTTTCCTCTACCGGTGAGGCCTCCGACACCCACGAGTTGAAAGCCTGGAAGGTGATCGATGAGGCCGGGATGCGCGGCGCTACGCGGGGCGGGGCGGAAATGTCGACGATGCATTCCAACTTCCTCGTCAACAAGGGTGGCGCAACTGCCGCAGATCTGGAGGGATTGGGAGAGGAAGTGAGAAAAAGGGTTTTCCAAACCCAGGGCATAGATTTAGTGTGGGAAATCATGCGGGTCGGTGTGCCCGATGGGACTAACAAATAA
- a CDS encoding DUF2484 family protein yields the protein MPVSLILACVWALTACLAALAPQRFHWPAAWALIATGIPLLGGVTYQMGPFCGLVFLAGGASVLRWPLLRASQYLRRAVGGPQDEDTRQ from the coding sequence ATGCCAGTGTCCCTGATCCTTGCCTGCGTCTGGGCCTTGACGGCATGCCTTGCGGCCTTGGCCCCGCAGCGTTTCCATTGGCCCGCAGCTTGGGCCTTGATCGCCACCGGCATTCCCTTGCTGGGGGGGGTGACATACCAGATGGGTCCCTTCTGTGGGCTCGTTTTCCTGGCAGGAGGGGCGTCGGTTCTGCGGTGGCCGCTTTTGCGGGCCAGCCAGTACCTGCGCCGCGCCGTGGGTGGTCCCCAAGATGAAGACACGCGCCAATGA
- a CDS encoding DUF2484 family protein has protein sequence MSLALTLACIWAVASAFVAMMPMRFQWPLGFPLLVASIPMVGFVGYTHGWIWTLVVLAAILSMFRNPLRYFARRILGRAT, from the coding sequence ATGAGTCTTGCCCTGACCCTTGCCTGCATCTGGGCCGTCGCCTCGGCCTTCGTCGCGATGATGCCGATGCGCTTCCAATGGCCGTTGGGCTTCCCGCTTTTGGTGGCGTCGATCCCCATGGTGGGTTTCGTCGGCTACACCCACGGCTGGATCTGGACGCTTGTCGTCCTGGCAGCCATTCTTTCGATGTTCCGCAACCCGTTGCGCTATTTCGCGCGGCGTATTCTTGGGAGGGCGACCTGA
- the murC gene encoding UDP-N-acetylmuramate--L-alanine ligase, translating into MNAAVTKLPTQLGSIHFVGIGGIGMSGIAEVLLNHGYDVQGSDLKSSPITERLKELGARIFIGQKAENLEGAEVIVISSAIKPGNPELDAARLQGLPVVRRAEMLAELMRLRSNIAVGGTHGKTTTTTMVATLLDHGGVDPTVINGGIIHAYGSNARVGQGDWMVVEADESDGTFNRLPATIAIVTNIDPEHMEHWGSIENLRQGFLDFVSNIPFYGLAVCCTDHPEVQALVGKITDRRVVTFGFNAQADVRAVNLTYKGGVACFDIALQAEDIVIEGCTLPMPGDHNVSNALAAVAVARHLGMKADEIRDALAGFKGVNRRFTRVGEVGGITIIDDYGHHPVEIAAVLKAARQASEGRVIAVHQPHRYSRLHSLFEDFCACFNNADVVAIAEVYAAGEDPIEGASRDDLVAGMIRHGHRHARAILNEDDLERLVREQARPGDMVVCLGAGTISAWANGLPKRLADLDKQKATG; encoded by the coding sequence ATGAATGCCGCTGTCACCAAACTGCCGACCCAACTTGGCTCCATCCATTTCGTGGGCATTGGCGGCATCGGTATGTCGGGCATCGCAGAGGTGCTGCTCAACCACGGGTATGATGTGCAGGGCAGTGATCTGAAATCCTCGCCCATTACCGAGCGTCTGAAGGAATTGGGCGCGCGGATATTCATTGGCCAGAAGGCGGAAAATCTTGAGGGCGCAGAGGTCATCGTGATTTCCTCCGCCATCAAGCCCGGCAATCCGGAGTTGGACGCCGCGCGCCTGCAAGGCCTTCCTGTCGTGCGTCGGGCGGAAATGCTGGCCGAGTTGATGCGGCTTCGGTCGAACATCGCCGTGGGTGGCACTCACGGCAAGACCACGACAACCACGATGGTCGCCACGCTTCTGGATCACGGTGGCGTGGATCCGACGGTGATCAACGGCGGCATCATCCACGCCTACGGCTCGAACGCGCGGGTGGGGCAGGGGGACTGGATGGTGGTGGAGGCCGACGAGAGCGACGGAACCTTTAACCGCCTTCCCGCCACGATCGCCATCGTCACCAACATCGACCCCGAGCATATGGAGCATTGGGGCAGCATCGAGAACCTGCGCCAGGGCTTCCTCGATTTCGTGTCCAACATTCCGTTCTACGGCCTCGCCGTGTGTTGCACCGATCATCCGGAAGTGCAGGCGCTGGTGGGCAAGATCACCGATCGCCGCGTGGTGACCTTCGGGTTCAACGCCCAGGCCGACGTGCGCGCGGTAAACCTGACCTACAAGGGCGGCGTGGCGTGTTTCGACATCGCGCTTCAGGCCGAGGATATCGTGATCGAGGGCTGCACTTTGCCGATGCCCGGTGATCACAACGTCTCCAATGCATTGGCTGCCGTCGCCGTGGCGCGGCACTTGGGGATGAAGGCCGATGAGATCCGCGACGCCTTGGCCGGGTTCAAGGGCGTCAACCGTCGGTTCACGCGTGTGGGCGAGGTCGGCGGGATTACTATCATCGACGATTACGGGCATCATCCGGTGGAGATTGCGGCCGTCCTGAAAGCCGCACGCCAGGCCAGTGAAGGCCGCGTCATCGCCGTGCATCAGCCGCACCGCTACTCGCGCCTGCATTCCCTGTTCGAAGATTTCTGTGCCTGTTTCAACAATGCCGATGTCGTCGCCATCGCCGAGGTCTATGCCGCCGGCGAGGACCCTATCGAGGGCGCATCCCGCGATGATCTGGTCGCCGGCATGATCCGCCACGGCCATCGCCACGCGCGAGCCATCCTCAACGAGGATGATCTGGAGCGTTTGGTCCGTGAACAGGCGCGACCCGGTGACATGGTGGTGTGTCTTGGAGCCGGTACGATCAGCGCCTGGGCCAATGGCTTGCCGAAACGTTTGGCAGATCTTGATAAGCAAAAGGCCACGGGATGA
- the murG gene encoding undecaprenyldiphospho-muramoylpentapeptide beta-N-acetylglucosaminyltransferase translates to MTQLHLIIAAGGTGGHMFPAQALSEAMLRKGWRVTLSTDARGARYVGGFSHAVEIREVSSATFTRGGVLAKLAVPLRIFTGVMAATFAMMRERPDVVVGFGGYPTIPAMAAARLTGRPRMLHEQNGVLGRVNRVFAKHVAHVACGTWPTDVPLGADAVHTGNPVRAAIVERAGAPYTPPGDWPMSLLVFGGSQGARILSDVVPAAVALLPEALRDQLRIAQQAREEDVERVRAAYDALGMRVEVATFLHDMPRRLSEAQLVICRSGASSVADINVVGRPAIYVPYAMAVRDEQTANARGPVEAGAAILMPETQLTPEALADAVTRILTEPETATKMSIAALSVAVPDATERLVELVEDLANNPAPKG, encoded by the coding sequence ATGACGCAGCTACATCTCATCATCGCAGCAGGCGGCACGGGGGGGCACATGTTCCCGGCCCAGGCCCTGTCCGAGGCGATGTTGCGCAAGGGCTGGCGCGTGACGTTGTCGACGGACGCGCGCGGCGCGCGATATGTCGGCGGGTTCTCTCACGCGGTGGAGATCCGAGAGGTCTCCAGCGCAACCTTCACCCGTGGCGGCGTTCTGGCGAAACTGGCGGTGCCGCTGCGGATTTTCACCGGCGTGATGGCGGCGACCTTCGCGATGATGCGCGAAAGGCCCGACGTTGTCGTGGGCTTCGGCGGCTATCCGACGATCCCGGCCATGGCGGCGGCGCGCCTGACGGGGCGCCCCCGGATGCTGCATGAACAAAACGGCGTTCTGGGCCGGGTGAACCGGGTCTTTGCCAAGCACGTGGCCCATGTGGCCTGTGGGACCTGGCCCACCGATGTCCCCTTGGGGGCCGATGCCGTTCACACTGGCAACCCCGTGCGCGCGGCCATTGTCGAGCGGGCAGGTGCCCCCTACACGCCACCCGGCGATTGGCCGATGAGCTTGCTGGTCTTCGGCGGTAGCCAGGGCGCCCGCATTCTGTCCGATGTCGTACCCGCTGCCGTGGCACTGTTGCCCGAGGCCCTCCGCGACCAACTGCGCATCGCGCAGCAAGCCCGCGAAGAGGATGTGGAACGCGTGCGCGCAGCCTATGACGCCCTTGGCATGCGGGTGGAGGTCGCGACATTCCTGCACGACATGCCGCGCCGGTTGAGCGAGGCGCAGTTGGTCATCTGCCGCTCTGGCGCGTCCTCTGTCGCCGATATCAACGTCGTCGGCCGCCCCGCGATCTATGTGCCCTACGCCATGGCCGTGCGCGATGAGCAGACGGCGAACGCGCGCGGCCCGGTTGAGGCGGGCGCGGCCATCCTGATGCCCGAGACCCAGCTGACGCCCGAGGCGCTGGCCGACGCCGTCACCCGCATCCTGACCGAGCCCGAGACCGCGACGAAGATGTCCATCGCAGCCCTGTCGGTCGCGGTGCCGGACGCGACCGAGCGTCTTGTCGAACTGGTCGAGGACCTTGCCAATAATCCCGCGCCGAAAGGGTAG
- the ftsW gene encoding putative lipid II flippase FtsW, with amino-acid sequence MTEMAHGTVVVHTGDAVIPRWWSTIDRVTLGCVFALFAIGILLGFAASPPLAVRNDHEPFYYVIRQAFFGGLALSVMVLVSMMTPLAVRRWGVVGFFAAIAAVALLPIFGTDYGMGATRWYSLGFASLQPSEFLKPVFIVFTAWMMAASQEVAGPPGKTVSLFVTVMIVGFLALQPDFGQAALVIFAWSVIYFVAGAPMLILALVIAAVGLVGVFAYSSSEHFRRRIDGFLSDEVGENTQLGYATDAIREGGLFGTGLGEGSVKWTLPDAHTDFIIAVAAEEYGLVLVFVIIALYLTIALRSFSRLMKERDPFARLAGTGLVSLLALQAFINMGVAGRLLPAKGMTLPFVSYGGSSLIATGIAVGMLLVFTRTRPQGDIADHLLSRNR; translated from the coding sequence ATGACGGAAATGGCGCATGGCACAGTCGTTGTGCACACGGGCGACGCGGTTATTCCGCGATGGTGGAGCACGATCGATCGCGTGACCTTGGGCTGCGTTTTCGCGCTGTTCGCGATCGGCATCCTTCTGGGGTTTGCGGCCTCTCCGCCCCTGGCGGTACGCAATGATCATGAGCCTTTCTACTACGTCATCCGGCAGGCCTTCTTCGGCGGCTTGGCCTTGAGCGTGATGGTGCTGGTGTCGATGATGACCCCGCTGGCCGTGCGGCGCTGGGGTGTGGTCGGGTTCTTTGCCGCCATAGCTGCGGTGGCCCTTCTGCCCATTTTCGGCACCGACTACGGCATGGGAGCCACGCGGTGGTATTCGCTTGGGTTCGCCTCGCTGCAACCTTCCGAGTTTCTGAAGCCCGTCTTCATCGTCTTCACCGCCTGGATGATGGCCGCCTCCCAAGAGGTCGCGGGCCCGCCGGGCAAGACGGTATCGCTGTTCGTGACCGTGATGATCGTGGGTTTCCTCGCGCTGCAACCGGACTTCGGGCAGGCGGCCCTGGTGATCTTCGCGTGGTCGGTGATCTACTTCGTGGCCGGTGCGCCGATGCTGATCCTTGCCCTGGTCATCGCGGCCGTGGGCCTTGTCGGCGTCTTCGCCTATTCTTCGTCCGAACACTTCCGCCGCCGCATCGATGGGTTCCTGTCCGATGAAGTCGGCGAGAACACGCAGCTTGGCTATGCCACTGATGCAATCCGCGAGGGCGGGCTGTTCGGCACGGGTCTTGGCGAAGGCTCGGTCAAATGGACGTTGCCCGATGCCCATACCGATTTCATCATCGCCGTCGCGGCCGAGGAATACGGCCTTGTCCTCGTCTTCGTGATCATCGCCCTCTACCTGACCATCGCGCTGCGCAGCTTCTCGCGCCTGATGAAAGAACGTGATCCCTTCGCCCGCCTCGCGGGTACGGGGCTTGTGTCGCTGCTGGCCCTGCAAGCCTTCATCAATATGGGCGTTGCAGGACGGCTTTTGCCCGCCAAGGGCATGACGTTGCCCTTCGTCAGCTACGGCGGGTCCAGTCTGATCGCGACGGGGATTGCAGTCGGCATGCTTCTGGTGTTCACCCGCACCCGCCCGCAGGGCGATATCGCCGATCACCTCTTGTCCCGTAACCGGTAG
- the murD gene encoding UDP-N-acetylmuramoyl-L-alanine--D-glutamate ligase → MIPVVGFEGRKVAVLGLGRSGLAAARALRAGGADALCWDDGEAGRARASAEGFVIHDPVRDGLEGVACLVTSPGIPHLYPAPHRAIAAAYAAGVPVDNDVGLFFRSLGQGDWAFHDTPPRVVAVTGSNGKSTTSALIAHILQEAGTPVQLAGNIGRGVLDIEPPIDGEVVVLELSSYQTELARALTPDIAVFTNLSPDHLDRHGGMGGYFAAKRRLFAEGGPERAVIGVDEVEGQYLAGQMVEGLEDGRLIRVSSGKLSGPGWDISTRKGWLSEFRKGRQAASIDLRAVPGLPGAHNHQNAACAYGVCRALGLAPRVIEAAFGTFEGLPHRSQRVAEINGVFYVNDSKATNVDAAVKALGAFKHIRWICGGLEKDGGLEALWEAAGNVAKAYVIGREAEAFALHLGDIPVEVCGDMATAVARASADAQPGDTVLLAPAAASFDQYDSFEGRGADFIAQVEALKA, encoded by the coding sequence ATGATACCTGTGGTTGGCTTTGAAGGGCGCAAGGTTGCGGTGCTGGGGCTTGGGCGCTCGGGGCTGGCCGCGGCACGGGCGCTGCGCGCGGGCGGTGCCGATGCGCTATGCTGGGACGACGGTGAGGCCGGGCGTGCGCGCGCCTCGGCCGAAGGGTTCGTGATCCACGATCCCGTGCGCGACGGGCTGGAGGGCGTGGCCTGCTTGGTCACCTCGCCGGGCATTCCGCACCTTTATCCTGCGCCACACCGCGCGATTGCGGCGGCTTATGCAGCAGGCGTGCCCGTGGACAACGACGTGGGCCTGTTCTTCAGGTCCTTGGGGCAGGGGGATTGGGCGTTTCACGACACGCCGCCGCGTGTCGTGGCGGTGACTGGATCGAACGGGAAATCGACGACCTCGGCCTTGATCGCCCATATCTTGCAAGAAGCGGGCACACCGGTGCAGCTGGCGGGCAACATCGGGCGCGGGGTCCTGGACATCGAGCCGCCCATCGACGGCGAGGTCGTGGTGCTGGAACTGTCGTCCTACCAGACGGAACTCGCCCGTGCGCTGACCCCTGATATTGCTGTTTTCACCAACCTTTCCCCCGACCATCTGGATCGCCACGGCGGGATGGGTGGATATTTCGCGGCTAAACGGCGCCTGTTTGCGGAAGGCGGACCGGAGCGGGCGGTGATCGGCGTCGATGAGGTGGAGGGCCAGTACCTGGCCGGGCAGATGGTCGAAGGGCTGGAGGATGGCCGCCTGATCCGCGTCTCCTCGGGCAAGTTGAGCGGCCCGGGGTGGGACATCAGCACCCGCAAGGGCTGGCTGAGCGAGTTTCGCAAGGGCCGGCAAGCGGCCTCCATCGACCTGCGTGCCGTGCCCGGTTTGCCGGGGGCCCATAACCATCAGAACGCCGCCTGCGCCTATGGTGTCTGCCGCGCGTTGGGCCTTGCGCCGCGCGTGATCGAGGCCGCGTTCGGCACCTTCGAAGGGCTCCCCCACCGCTCTCAGCGGGTGGCCGAAATCAACGGCGTCTTCTACGTCAACGACAGCAAGGCCACCAATGTGGATGCGGCGGTGAAGGCCCTTGGTGCGTTCAAACACATCCGCTGGATCTGCGGCGGGCTGGAAAAGGACGGCGGCCTGGAGGCGCTGTGGGAAGCGGCGGGCAACGTCGCCAAGGCCTACGTGATAGGCCGCGAAGCCGAAGCCTTCGCGCTCCATCTGGGCGATATCCCAGTGGAGGTCTGCGGCGATATGGCGACCGCCGTGGCCCGCGCAAGCGCCGACGCGCAGCCCGGCGATACGGTGCTGCTGGCCCCTGCGGCGGCCAGTTTCGACCAATACGACAGTTTCGAGGGACGCGGCGCGGACTTCATCGCACAGGTCGAAGCGCTCAAAGCCTGA